One segment of Triticum aestivum cultivar Chinese Spring chromosome 2A, IWGSC CS RefSeq v2.1, whole genome shotgun sequence DNA contains the following:
- the LOC123190836 gene encoding uncharacterized protein: protein MDLNMTNLWLHGKEHIAASFSQAEQSSEAVETSRKSFGQRSRSSPVPDDDCRLVLGLGPMPNLYSADSQSSGGNKVKLSGILFTQHCTASDPGLLVGTSRGSSRNLQSTTLPGRKEHSHKRKNGVVFPHIGEGSTSAKRKSGDYQLSPLFAPRSDVLFIDRTMAEPDVQQHLGTGYEADHDLSLDQHGVEHSPEPSATTGCSFAATSDTIDSTDNGEQKSHQRHLKKCRFNGCSKGGRGASGLCISHGGGHRCQKPGCNKGAESRTAYCKSHGGGKRCQELGCTKSAEGKTEFCIAHGGGHRCGVPECSKAARGRSGLCIKHGGGKRCMTEGCTRSAEGYPGVCIAHGGGRRCQYPDCSKGAQGGTLFCKSHGGGKRCVSEGCTKGAEGSTLLCKGHGGGKRCLFEGDAACPKSVHGGTSFCVVHGGGKRCVAPGCTKSARGRTDCCVRHGGGKRCKSDGCDKSAQGSTDLCKAHGGGKRCAWSAGCDKFARGRSGLCSAHGNLTASKQTGSMIGHGLFSGIVSSSSTPGSGMDRVISSSLPGASSDCCGESLELMQSGRLIPPQLLVPGSLQKPSSSFNLPGNGQEGGGGSRDQSFGFVVPEGRVHGGGLMSMLRAGHLGSNINIPES, encoded by the coding sequence ATGGACCTTAATATGACAAATCTTTGGCTTCATGGGAAGGAACATATAGCCGCTTCATTCTCTCAAGCTGAACAGAGCTCAGAAGCAGTCGAGACTTCTAGAAAATCATTTGGGCAGAGGAGTCGAAGTTCCCCTGTTCCTGATGATGACTGCAGGCTGGTCCTAGGACTTGGACCAATGCCAAATCTGTATTCCGCTGATAGCCAATCATCCGGTGGCAACAAAGTTAAATTATCTGGAATTTTGTTCACCCAACATTGTACTGCAAGTGATCCTGGGTTACTGGTGGGGACTTCAAGAGGCAGCTCAAGAAATTTGCAGTCCACAACACTGCCTGGCCGCAAGGAGCATTCACACAAAAGAAAAAATGGTGTTGTCTTCCCACATATTGGCGAGGGATCAACTTCAGCCAAAAGGAAGTCAGGTGATTATCAGCTATCACCTCTGTTTGCTCCAAGATCAGATGTTCTTTTTATTGATAGAACAATGGCAGAGCCTGATGTCCAGCAACACCTTGGAACCGGATATGAGGCCGATCATGATTTATCTCTTGATCAGCACGGGGTTGAGCACAGCCCCGAGCCTTCTGCAACAACTGGCTGTTCTTTTGCTGCAACTTCAGATACAATAGATAGCACTGATAATGGGGAGCAGAAAAGTCATCAGCGCCATCTCAAGAAGTGTCGGTTCAATGGGTGTTCCAAGGGCGGAAGGGGTGCATCAGGACTCTGCATTTCCCATGGCGGCGGTCACCGGTGCCAAAAGCCAGGTTGCAATAAAGGGGCCGAGAGCCGAACGGCGTACTGCAAATCGCACGGAGGAGGAAAGCGGTGCCAAGAGCTAGGCTGCACCAAAAGCGCCGAAGGGAAGACAGAGTTCTGCATCGCTCATGGCGGTGGGCACCGGTGCGGGGTTCCGGAGTGCTCCAAAGCAGCCCGGGGAAGATCGGGACTTTGCATAAAACACGGCGGAGGGAAGAGGTGCATGACGGAGGGCTGCACCAGGAGCGCCGAAGGGTATCCTGGGGTGTGCATCGCGCACGGAGGTGGTCGCCGGTGCCAGTACCCGGACTGCAGCAAGGGAGCACAGGGAGGCACCCTGTTCTGCAAGTCCCATGGTGGGGGCAAACGGTGCGTATCTGAAGGTTGCACCAAAGGGGCCGAGGGCAGCACGTTGCTATGCAAAGGGCATGGCGGCGGAAAGAGGTGCCTCTTCGAGGGAGACGCGGCGTGTCCTAAGAGTGTTCACGGCGGGACCAGCTTCTGCGTGGTGCATGGAGGAGGCAAAAGGTGTGTGGCACCAGGGTGCACCAAGAGCGCTCGCGGTCGCACTGACTGCTGCGTGAGGCATGGCGGTGGCAAGCGCTGCAAATCAGATGGGTGCGACAAGAGCGCGCAGGGGAGCACGGACTTGTGCAAGGCGCACGGCGGGGGCAAGCGGTGCGCCTGGAGCGCCGGCTGTGACAAGTTTGCCAGGGGGAGGAGCGGCCTGTGCTCTGCTCATGGAAACCTGACGGCCTCGAAGCAGACCGGAAGCATGATCGGGCATGGCCTCTTCAGCGGGATCGTCTCTTCTTCCTCGACGCCGGGCAGCGGCATGGACCGAGTGATCTCCTCTTCTCTCCCTGGCGCCTCGTCAGATTGCTGCGGCGAGTCGTTGGAACTCATGCAGAGTGGCAGGCTCATACCGCCACAGCTGCTGGTTCCTGGCTCCCTGCAGAAACCATCGTCTTCGTTTAACCTGCCGGGCAATGgccaagaaggaggtggtggtagccgggaCCAGAGCTTCGGGTTCGTCGTGCCGGAGGGAAGGGTGCACGGCGGAGGGCTCATGTCGATGCTCCGAGCAGGACACCTGGGAAGCAACATCAACATCCCGGAATCCTGA